A stretch of Corallococcus macrosporus DNA encodes these proteins:
- a CDS encoding ATP-dependent DNA helicase produces the protein MSAPAPRPPSVDSLLGPGGALEEALPAYEHRPEQLQMARAVERAFAEGSYLLAEAGTGTGKTLAYLVPALLSGRKVVVSTATKTLQDQVFFKDLPLLSEKLGLRFEAAYLKGRGNYLCLHRYESFEKDPQFVSKEEAKQWPLLKKWVTQTETGDRAELDLPESFAAWSRLSTTSETCLGSRCSLYETCFVTRMRKRAEVADLLVVNHHLFFADLALRSSGKRTEGVLPFYDAVIFDEAHALEDAASNHFGCSVSNYRLEELSRDAVAALPAKDERHATLSALAQRVRSHADALFLQAPRALGLSSQESTVALRPETMGKLSGALEQVREGLAALASFAGSEREPELAAIHRRAEEMAEQLTFLEKSESADHVYWAEARGKGLFLRANPIDVAKELRDRLYGALDTVVFTSATLAADSRFDFFAKRMGMYDDEGQPVTRVRTLAVPSPFDFPRQSALYLPTHLPDPSAPGFIEAAAEEIIQLCEVTGGRAFVLFTSLRNMVRAYELTATRLPYQALLQGERPKQQLLDAFRQTPSVLFAAHSFWEGVDVPGDALSLVIIDRLPFASPGDPLVAARIRQIQARGEEPFDQYQLPQAALALRQGFGRLIRTQADRGIVAMLDRRIVTKSYGRVFLSSLPPAKRMDDTTELSRWFNGPVRPVPPVRSIR, from the coding sequence ATGTCCGCGCCCGCGCCCCGTCCCCCTTCTGTCGACAGCCTGCTGGGTCCTGGTGGCGCGCTGGAAGAGGCGCTGCCCGCGTACGAGCACCGCCCGGAGCAGCTCCAGATGGCGCGCGCCGTGGAGCGGGCCTTCGCCGAGGGCAGCTACCTGCTGGCGGAGGCCGGCACGGGCACGGGCAAGACGCTGGCCTACCTGGTGCCCGCGCTCCTGTCGGGGCGCAAGGTGGTGGTGTCCACCGCCACGAAGACGCTCCAGGATCAGGTGTTCTTCAAGGACCTGCCCCTGCTCAGCGAGAAGCTGGGGCTGCGCTTCGAGGCGGCGTACCTCAAGGGTCGCGGCAACTACCTGTGCCTGCACCGCTACGAGTCCTTCGAGAAGGACCCGCAGTTCGTCTCGAAGGAAGAGGCGAAGCAGTGGCCGCTGCTCAAGAAGTGGGTGACGCAGACGGAGACGGGGGACCGGGCGGAGCTGGACCTGCCGGAGTCCTTCGCCGCGTGGTCGCGGCTGTCCACCACGTCCGAGACGTGCCTGGGCTCGCGCTGCTCGCTGTATGAGACGTGCTTCGTCACGCGGATGCGCAAGCGCGCGGAGGTCGCGGACCTGCTGGTGGTGAACCACCACCTGTTCTTCGCGGACCTGGCGCTGCGCAGCTCCGGCAAGCGCACGGAAGGGGTGCTGCCCTTCTACGACGCGGTCATCTTCGACGAGGCGCACGCGCTGGAGGACGCGGCCAGCAACCACTTCGGGTGCAGCGTGTCCAACTACCGGCTGGAGGAGCTGTCGCGCGACGCGGTGGCGGCCCTGCCGGCGAAGGACGAGCGGCACGCGACGCTCTCCGCGCTGGCCCAGCGGGTGCGCTCGCACGCGGACGCGCTGTTCCTCCAGGCGCCGCGCGCGCTGGGGCTGTCCAGCCAGGAGTCCACCGTGGCGCTGCGCCCGGAGACGATGGGCAAGCTGTCCGGCGCGCTGGAGCAGGTGCGCGAGGGGCTGGCCGCGCTCGCGTCCTTCGCGGGCAGCGAGCGCGAGCCGGAGCTGGCCGCCATCCACCGCCGCGCGGAGGAGATGGCGGAGCAGCTCACGTTCCTGGAGAAGTCCGAGTCCGCGGACCACGTGTACTGGGCGGAGGCGCGAGGCAAGGGGCTGTTCCTGCGCGCGAACCCCATCGACGTGGCGAAGGAGCTGCGCGACCGGCTCTATGGCGCGCTGGACACGGTGGTCTTCACCTCCGCGACGCTCGCGGCGGACAGCCGCTTCGACTTCTTCGCCAAGCGCATGGGCATGTACGACGACGAGGGCCAGCCGGTGACGCGCGTGCGCACGCTGGCGGTGCCCAGCCCGTTCGACTTCCCGCGCCAGTCCGCGCTGTACCTGCCCACGCACCTGCCGGACCCCAGCGCCCCGGGCTTCATCGAGGCGGCGGCGGAAGAAATCATCCAGCTGTGCGAGGTGACGGGGGGACGCGCGTTCGTGCTCTTCACGTCGCTGCGCAACATGGTGCGCGCGTACGAGCTGACGGCGACGCGGCTGCCCTATCAAGCCCTGCTCCAGGGTGAACGGCCCAAGCAGCAGCTCCTGGACGCGTTCCGTCAGACGCCCAGCGTGCTCTTCGCCGCGCACAGCTTCTGGGAGGGCGTGGACGTGCCCGGGGACGCGCTGAGCCTGGTCATCATCGACCGGCTCCCGTTCGCTTCACCGGGCGACCCGCTGGTGGCCGCGCGCATCCGCCAGATTCAGGCGCGCGGTGAGGAGCCGTTTGATCAGTACCAGTTGCCGCAGGCGGCGCTGGCGCTGCGGCAGGGCTTCGGGCGGCTCATCCGCACGCAGGCGGACCGGGGCATCGTGGCGATGCTGGACCGCCGCATCGTGACCAAGAGCTACGGCCGGGTGTTCCTCTCCAGCCTGCCGCCCGCGAAGCGGATGGACGACACGACGGAGCTGAGCCGCTGGTTCAACGGCCCGGTGCGCCCGGTGCCGCCCGTGCGTTCGATCCGCTGA
- a CDS encoding TonB-dependent receptor, protein MPGPRASSRLSLPCRLGLVLLLPGVASAQAVESEPAEKEAVTAETPPEAGTRTVVTATRLPRPLRDVPATTVVIPRAEIERSPTLTQDALVRTLPSAATFRRTPSLVADPTAQGLNLRGLAPSGVARGLVLLDGLPFNDPYGGWVFWRALPRLGLDRIEVVPTGGSALYGSAALGGVVQLFSRPITGPVLDADVSVGNLGTGFVAARAADRWGRIGASLEVEGLTSNGYRIVPENQRGNVDGDTPSKHVSAQARVEVEATDHLSLSARAGGFRETQNGGTRYTVASVDLAWFAANARLRTDGAGAFELGLFGRTQHFAQDRARITPDRNFEVRSALQDVPANDQGGSLVWTGPDLTLGGTHVLAAGVDVRRSAGKADELLFPAAYTPTTLYARTTRGTQVSGGVFVQDLYTVSPALEFAGTLRWDTWRNSDGVQQESFANGATTVTSFEPRTASQLSPRLAARVRPLDWLTVRASAYRAFRAPTLNELYRPFQVGTVLTAANPDLGAERLWGTEAGVEATGPKGLTGRVTGFWNVLDAPITNVTLATPLPDGTTRQRQNLGRARVRGVELGADWRLSRQWTALAAYTFVDPVVTRAPGQPDLVGRQLPQDPRHRGVFAVTFDDPSIVSVTAQLRVFSPQYEDDLNTRGMGGAALVDLFVSRHLFWKVDAFGAVENLFDRQYLAGRAGVDTLGPPFQARVGLRLRDVFSGSNARAAPGAPGR, encoded by the coding sequence ATGCCTGGACCGCGCGCCTCTTCCCGACTGTCGCTCCCCTGCCGCCTTGGACTGGTGTTGCTGCTGCCCGGAGTGGCCTCCGCGCAGGCAGTGGAGAGTGAGCCAGCCGAGAAGGAGGCTGTCACCGCCGAGACGCCGCCGGAGGCCGGGACACGGACGGTCGTCACCGCGACGCGCCTGCCGCGCCCGCTTCGCGACGTGCCCGCCACCACGGTGGTGATTCCGCGCGCGGAGATCGAGCGCAGCCCCACGCTCACGCAGGACGCGCTCGTTCGCACCCTGCCTTCGGCCGCCACGTTCCGCCGCACGCCCTCTCTCGTCGCGGATCCCACCGCGCAGGGGCTCAACCTTCGGGGGCTCGCTCCTTCCGGTGTGGCTCGTGGGCTCGTGCTGCTGGATGGCCTTCCCTTCAACGACCCCTATGGCGGCTGGGTGTTCTGGCGCGCCCTGCCCCGCCTGGGCCTGGACCGCATCGAGGTCGTCCCCACCGGCGGCTCCGCGCTCTATGGCAGCGCCGCTCTGGGTGGCGTCGTGCAGTTGTTCTCACGGCCCATCACCGGGCCGGTGCTCGACGCGGACGTGTCCGTGGGCAACCTGGGCACCGGCTTCGTCGCCGCTCGCGCCGCGGACCGCTGGGGCCGCATCGGCGCTTCGCTGGAGGTGGAGGGCCTCACCAGCAACGGCTACCGCATCGTCCCCGAGAACCAGCGCGGCAACGTCGACGGCGACACTCCGTCCAAGCACGTCAGCGCCCAGGCTCGCGTCGAAGTGGAGGCCACCGACCACCTCTCCCTCTCCGCCCGCGCGGGCGGGTTCCGCGAGACGCAGAACGGCGGCACCCGGTACACCGTCGCCAGCGTGGACCTGGCGTGGTTCGCCGCGAACGCCCGCCTCCGCACGGACGGCGCTGGCGCCTTCGAGCTGGGCCTCTTCGGCCGCACCCAGCACTTCGCCCAGGACCGCGCCCGAATCACCCCGGACCGGAACTTCGAGGTCCGCTCCGCCCTCCAGGACGTGCCCGCGAATGATCAGGGCGGCTCGCTCGTCTGGACCGGCCCGGACCTGACGCTGGGCGGAACCCATGTGCTCGCCGCGGGCGTGGACGTGCGCCGCTCCGCCGGGAAGGCCGACGAGCTGCTCTTCCCCGCCGCCTATACCCCCACGACGCTCTACGCTCGCACCACCCGGGGCACGCAGGTGTCCGGCGGCGTCTTCGTGCAGGACCTCTACACCGTGTCCCCCGCGCTCGAGTTCGCTGGCACGCTGCGCTGGGACACGTGGCGCAACTCCGACGGCGTCCAGCAGGAGAGCTTCGCGAACGGCGCCACCACCGTCACCTCCTTCGAGCCCCGCACCGCCAGCCAGCTCAGCCCGCGCCTCGCCGCGCGCGTGCGCCCGCTGGACTGGCTCACCGTGCGCGCCTCCGCCTACCGCGCCTTCCGAGCCCCCACGCTCAACGAGCTCTACCGCCCCTTCCAGGTGGGCACCGTGCTCACCGCCGCGAACCCGGACCTGGGCGCCGAGCGCCTCTGGGGCACCGAGGCCGGCGTGGAGGCCACCGGCCCCAAGGGACTCACCGGCCGCGTCACCGGCTTCTGGAACGTGCTGGACGCACCCATCACCAACGTCACCCTCGCCACGCCGCTGCCGGACGGCACCACCCGCCAGCGCCAGAACCTGGGCCGCGCTCGCGTGCGCGGCGTGGAGCTGGGCGCGGACTGGCGCCTGTCCCGTCAGTGGACCGCGCTCGCCGCCTATACCTTCGTGGACCCTGTCGTCACCCGCGCGCCCGGCCAGCCCGACCTCGTGGGCCGCCAGCTCCCGCAGGACCCAAGGCATCGCGGCGTGTTCGCCGTCACCTTCGATGACCCGTCCATCGTCTCCGTCACCGCGCAGCTTCGCGTCTTCAGCCCGCAGTACGAGGACGACCTCAACACGCGCGGCATGGGCGGCGCGGCGCTGGTGGACCTGTTCGTGAGCCGCCACCTCTTCTGGAAGGTGGACGCGTTCGGCGCGGTGGAGAACCTCTTCGACCGCCAGTACCTCGCGGGCCGCGCGGGCGTGGACACGCTCGGGCCGCCCTTCCAGGCGCGCGTGGGCCTGCGCCTGCGCGACGTGTTCAGCGGATCGAACGCACGGGCGGCACCGGGCGCACCGGGCCGTTGA
- a CDS encoding c-type cytochrome has protein sequence MRTAWVVCVLLVGGCKQAAEQDAKQTAVAITGGDVERGKAALQHYGCGGCHVIPGVPGSTGQVGPSLEGIALRTYLAGRLPNAPENMMRWVQHPQAVEPGNAMPELGVKDADARDIAAYLYTLR, from the coding sequence GTGAGGACTGCGTGGGTGGTGTGCGTGCTGCTCGTGGGCGGCTGCAAGCAGGCGGCGGAGCAGGACGCGAAGCAGACGGCGGTGGCCATCACGGGTGGCGACGTGGAGCGCGGCAAGGCGGCGTTGCAGCACTACGGCTGCGGAGGCTGCCACGTGATTCCGGGCGTGCCGGGGTCGACGGGGCAGGTGGGCCCGTCGCTGGAGGGCATCGCGCTGAGGACGTATCTGGCGGGCCGGCTGCCCAACGCGCCGGAGAACATGATGCGGTGGGTGCAGCATCCGCAGGCCGTCGAGCCGGGCAACGCGATGCCCGAGCTGGGCGTGAAGGACGCGGACGCGCGCGACATCGCGGCGTATCTGTACACGTTGCGGTGA
- a CDS encoding cytochrome c oxidase assembly protein, with amino-acid sequence MRRLSWLLLGVPCVAWAHGGETHHLNAHDVLRWWTWDPLVLGMLAVSGVLYVRGLRALWRHAAPGKGVRGWEAGMFALGWVTLAVALLSPLDRLSDILFSAHMTQHELLMLVAAPLLVLGRPHLTALWALPEASRAPVARAFQGPGARKVWRGVTGPLVVLVLHAVARWVWHVPALFEAALENDAVHAVQHLCFFGTAALFWWALLRGRYGRAGYGVGVLFVFATAAHTSVLGALLTFARSVWYPLYARRAVEWGLGALEDQQLAGLIMWVPSGALFLGMGLALFAAWLGESERRADIATGASPAPRETVP; translated from the coding sequence ATGCGACGGCTGTCCTGGCTCCTGCTGGGTGTTCCCTGCGTGGCGTGGGCGCATGGGGGCGAGACGCACCACCTGAACGCGCACGACGTGCTGCGCTGGTGGACGTGGGATCCGCTGGTGCTGGGGATGCTCGCGGTGTCCGGGGTGCTGTACGTGCGGGGCCTGCGGGCGCTGTGGCGGCACGCGGCGCCGGGCAAGGGCGTGCGTGGGTGGGAAGCGGGGATGTTCGCGCTGGGGTGGGTGACGCTGGCGGTGGCGCTGCTGTCGCCGTTGGACCGGCTGAGCGACATCCTGTTCTCCGCGCACATGACGCAGCATGAACTGCTGATGCTGGTGGCGGCGCCGTTGCTGGTGCTGGGAAGGCCGCACCTGACGGCGCTGTGGGCGTTGCCGGAGGCGTCGCGTGCTCCGGTGGCGCGGGCGTTCCAGGGGCCGGGGGCGCGCAAGGTCTGGCGAGGGGTGACAGGGCCGCTCGTGGTGCTGGTGCTGCACGCGGTGGCGCGCTGGGTGTGGCACGTGCCGGCGCTGTTCGAGGCGGCGCTGGAGAACGACGCGGTGCACGCGGTGCAGCACCTGTGCTTCTTCGGCACGGCCGCGCTGTTCTGGTGGGCGCTCCTGCGTGGGCGCTATGGGCGGGCGGGGTACGGGGTGGGGGTGTTGTTCGTGTTCGCCACGGCGGCGCACACCAGCGTCCTGGGAGCGCTGCTCACGTTCGCGCGGTCGGTCTGGTATCCGCTGTACGCGCGGCGGGCGGTGGAGTGGGGCCTGGGGGCGCTGGAGGACCAGCAGCTCGCGGGGCTCATCATGTGGGTGCCTTCGGGGGCGCTCTTCCTGGGGATGGGGCTGGCGTTGTTCGCGGCATGGCTGGGGGAGTCGGAGCGGCGCGCGGACATCGCCACGGGCGCGTCCCCCGCGCCGAGGGAGACGGTGCCGTGA
- a CDS encoding cytochrome c oxidase subunit 3, translated as MSPPRRTLDVSHLPTFAFGHRDPLWWGVTGLMAIESTAFVLMFASYFYIRGNYAHFPPTALPFYVKVVAAVITGVMLLSAVPIHYANRAALKGRLRGMRWGLALGSLLGFVVVALRIVEFLWIGFRWDTHAYGSIFWFIIGMHTVHTISGSLEDLLLLGVLFKGPVEEKHLVDVHTNGRYWFFVVASWLPIYVILYLDPAVLAS; from the coding sequence ATGAGCCCTCCGCGCCGCACGCTGGACGTGTCGCACCTGCCCACCTTCGCCTTCGGCCACCGCGATCCGCTGTGGTGGGGCGTCACCGGGCTGATGGCCATCGAGTCCACGGCCTTCGTGCTGATGTTCGCCAGCTACTTCTACATCCGGGGCAACTACGCCCACTTCCCGCCCACCGCGCTGCCCTTCTACGTGAAGGTCGTGGCCGCAGTGATTACCGGCGTGATGCTGCTGAGCGCGGTGCCCATCCACTACGCCAACCGCGCGGCGCTGAAGGGCAGGCTGCGCGGGATGCGCTGGGGGCTGGCGCTGGGGAGCCTGCTGGGTTTCGTCGTGGTGGCGCTGCGCATCGTGGAGTTCCTGTGGATTGGCTTCCGCTGGGACACGCACGCGTACGGGTCCATCTTCTGGTTCATCATCGGCATGCACACCGTGCACACCATCTCCGGTTCGCTGGAGGACCTGCTGCTCCTGGGAGTGCTGTTCAAGGGGCCGGTGGAGGAGAAGCACCTGGTGGACGTGCACACCAACGGCCGCTACTGGTTCTTCGTCGTCGCCAGCTGGCTGCCCATCTACGTGATTCTCTACCTGGACCCCGCGGTCCTCGCGAGCTGA